The following coding sequences lie in one Ostrinia nubilalis chromosome 2, ilOstNubi1.1, whole genome shotgun sequence genomic window:
- the LOC135078919 gene encoding uncharacterized protein LOC135078919 — translation MPSHLPEAEPILPGHTLIRPALGMLKSSVKFPHKDQENGAGVLGNLNNLGIRYDGRNERILYSGFRRTPAKYIVVAPVKSKASKPQYVLSSMVLDLDKNKNVLDQLLRNIKKLTKTRSKRDKRIVKIFPKNRYRLHGPKKKKTSRFRKQYPVKKFFA, via the exons ATGCCAAGCCATCTTCCCGAAGCTGAGCCCATACTACCAGGTCACACCCTCATCAGACCAGCGCTGGGCATGCTCAAATCCTCCGTCAAGTTCCCCCATAAAGACCAAGAGAATGGCGCTGGCGTTTTAGGGAATTTGAACAACTTGGGCATCAG atatGACGGacgaaacgaacgaatattatATTCGGGATTCCGTAGGACACCTGCAAAATACATTGTG GTAGCGCCAGTAAAATCGAAAGCTTCGAAGCCACA ATACGTTTTATCTTCTATGGTACTGGATCTG gATAAAAACAAGAACGTATTGGATCAGCTcttaagaaatataaaaaaactaacGAAGACAAGAAGTAAACGTGACAAACG aatTGTCAAGATATTTCCAAAGAACCGATACCGTTTGCATGGACCA aagaagaaaaagaccAGCCGGTTCCGAAAACA ATATCCCGTTAAAAAA ttttttgcttaa
- the LOC135084884 gene encoding inosine-uridine preferring nucleoside hydrolase-like isoform X1 gives MEKRKLYILASISFLVFIVVVAVILSLCLDTEKRGPKLVIDHDGGADDAMAIFIALLEEKYFMGPNVVGLTTVNGNVNESQVYINSQRILDVAERRDVPIYRGSADALVLGYSSDAYFGVDGLGDSKNVSYRAIKAEPLVAALALIEFSKKYEGQLIVVALAPLTNIALAIKIDPEFLTRLKQIYVGAGHVYDENTKTAEFNAKLDVEAYHIVAQYATSDKVTVVPFNRVRYSLNVTREWRVKQLGRINTKIMQEQNKFEQVSIPKSTLWRLLDPAVMSMALDNSIIEDIRLTDNGIILCGKMRGINTNNFTCDSGSNMKLVYDSNEDEYKNFLLRVFSADQNRIN, from the exons ATGGAAAAGAGAAAACTTTACATTTTGGCTTCAATTTCTTTTTTAGTATTTATCGTAGTTGTTGCTGTGATATTGTCTTTATGTTTGGACAC AGAAAAACGGGGTCCTAAACTAGTTATAGACCATGATGGTGGAGCCGATGATGCTATGGCAATATTTATTGCGTTGCTTGAAGAAAAATACTTCATGGG GCCTAATGTTGTCGGGCTCACTACAGTCAACGGAAATGTGAACGAATCTCAAGTGTACATCAACAGCCAGAGGATCCTTGATGTCGCCGAGAGAAGAGAT GTGCCAATATACAGAGGCAGTGCCGATGCACTGGTCCTTGGCTATTCTTCGGACGCGTACTTCGGGGTAGACGGTCTAGGAGACAGCAAGAATGTCAGCTACCGAGCCATAAAAGCGGAGCCACTGGTGGCAGCTCTAGCTCTCATTGAGTTCTCTAAGAAATACGAAG GACAACTCATAGTGGTCGCTTTAGCTCCGTTGACCAACATTGCTTTGGCAATCAAAATTGATCCCGAATTCTTAACAAGACTAAAACAGATCTATGTTGGTGCCGGTCATGTTTATG ATGAAAACACCAAAACAGCAGAGTTCAATGCTAAACTAGACGTAGAAGCATACCACATAGTCGCACAATACGCTACCAGTGACAAAGTGACGGTAGTTCCATTTAATCGAGTGAGGTACTCGTTGAATGTGACTAGA GAATGGCGCGTAAAGCAACTTGGTAGAATAAACACAAAGATAATGCAGGAACAAAACAAATTCGAACAAGTGTCTATACCAAAGAGCACTCTCTGGCGACTACTAGATCCGGCCGTTATGAGCATGGCCCTAGATAACAGCATAATTGAGGACATAAGACTTACTGATAACGgaattattttatgtg gcAAGATGAGAGGAATCAACACTAATAACTTCACGTGTGATAGTGGAAGTAATATGAAATTAGTTTACGACTCTAATGAAGATGAATACAAAAACTTTCTTTTGAGAGTATTTTCGGCTGATCAGAACAGAATAAACTAA
- the LOC135084884 gene encoding uncharacterized protein LOC135084884 isoform X3: MKSAIKIIVFVLWLSSVLARREKRGPKLVIDHDGGADDAMAIFIALLEEKYFMGPNVVGLTTVNGNVNESQVYINSQRILDVAERRDVPIYRGSADALVLGYSSDAYFGVDGLGDSKNVSYRAIKAEPLVAALALIEFSKKYEGQLIVVALAPLTNIALAIKIDPEFLTRLKQIYVGAGHVYDENTKTAEFNAKLDVEAYHIVAQYATSDKVTVVPFNRVRYSLNVTREWRVKQLGRINTKIMQEQNKFEQVSIPKSTLWRLLDPAVMSMALDNSIIEDIRLTDNGIILCGKMRGINTNNFTCDSGSNMKLVYDSNEDEYKNFLLRVFSADQNRIN, translated from the exons ATGAAAAGTGCTATCAAAATTATAGTGTTCGTGTTATGGCTTTCTTCAGTTTTGGCTAGAAG AGAAAAACGGGGTCCTAAACTAGTTATAGACCATGATGGTGGAGCCGATGATGCTATGGCAATATTTATTGCGTTGCTTGAAGAAAAATACTTCATGGG GCCTAATGTTGTCGGGCTCACTACAGTCAACGGAAATGTGAACGAATCTCAAGTGTACATCAACAGCCAGAGGATCCTTGATGTCGCCGAGAGAAGAGAT GTGCCAATATACAGAGGCAGTGCCGATGCACTGGTCCTTGGCTATTCTTCGGACGCGTACTTCGGGGTAGACGGTCTAGGAGACAGCAAGAATGTCAGCTACCGAGCCATAAAAGCGGAGCCACTGGTGGCAGCTCTAGCTCTCATTGAGTTCTCTAAGAAATACGAAG GACAACTCATAGTGGTCGCTTTAGCTCCGTTGACCAACATTGCTTTGGCAATCAAAATTGATCCCGAATTCTTAACAAGACTAAAACAGATCTATGTTGGTGCCGGTCATGTTTATG ATGAAAACACCAAAACAGCAGAGTTCAATGCTAAACTAGACGTAGAAGCATACCACATAGTCGCACAATACGCTACCAGTGACAAAGTGACGGTAGTTCCATTTAATCGAGTGAGGTACTCGTTGAATGTGACTAGA GAATGGCGCGTAAAGCAACTTGGTAGAATAAACACAAAGATAATGCAGGAACAAAACAAATTCGAACAAGTGTCTATACCAAAGAGCACTCTCTGGCGACTACTAGATCCGGCCGTTATGAGCATGGCCCTAGATAACAGCATAATTGAGGACATAAGACTTACTGATAACGgaattattttatgtg gcAAGATGAGAGGAATCAACACTAATAACTTCACGTGTGATAGTGGAAGTAATATGAAATTAGTTTACGACTCTAATGAAGATGAATACAAAAACTTTCTTTTGAGAGTATTTTCGGCTGATCAGAACAGAATAAACTAA
- the LOC135084884 gene encoding inosine-uridine preferring nucleoside hydrolase-like isoform X2, whose translation MIQKNTTMKSAIKIIVFVLWLSSVLARREKRGPKLVIDHDGGADDAMAIFIALLEEKYFMGPNVVGLTTVNGNVNESQVYINSQRILDVAERRDVPIYRGSADALVLGYSSDAYFGVDGLGDSKNVSYRAIKAEPLVAALALIEFSKKYEGQLIVVALAPLTNIALAIKIDPEFLTRLKQIYVGAGHVYDENTKTAEFNAKLDVEAYHIVAQYATSDKVTVVPFNRVRYSLNVTREWRVKQLGRINTKIMQEQNKFEQVSIPKSTLWRLLDPAVMSMALDNSIIEDIRLTDNGIILCGKMRGINTNNFTCDSGSNMKLVYDSNEDEYKNFLLRVFSADQNRIN comes from the exons a TGATACAAAAAAATACTACAATGAAAAGTGCTATCAAAATTATAGTGTTCGTGTTATGGCTTTCTTCAGTTTTGGCTAGAAG AGAAAAACGGGGTCCTAAACTAGTTATAGACCATGATGGTGGAGCCGATGATGCTATGGCAATATTTATTGCGTTGCTTGAAGAAAAATACTTCATGGG GCCTAATGTTGTCGGGCTCACTACAGTCAACGGAAATGTGAACGAATCTCAAGTGTACATCAACAGCCAGAGGATCCTTGATGTCGCCGAGAGAAGAGAT GTGCCAATATACAGAGGCAGTGCCGATGCACTGGTCCTTGGCTATTCTTCGGACGCGTACTTCGGGGTAGACGGTCTAGGAGACAGCAAGAATGTCAGCTACCGAGCCATAAAAGCGGAGCCACTGGTGGCAGCTCTAGCTCTCATTGAGTTCTCTAAGAAATACGAAG GACAACTCATAGTGGTCGCTTTAGCTCCGTTGACCAACATTGCTTTGGCAATCAAAATTGATCCCGAATTCTTAACAAGACTAAAACAGATCTATGTTGGTGCCGGTCATGTTTATG ATGAAAACACCAAAACAGCAGAGTTCAATGCTAAACTAGACGTAGAAGCATACCACATAGTCGCACAATACGCTACCAGTGACAAAGTGACGGTAGTTCCATTTAATCGAGTGAGGTACTCGTTGAATGTGACTAGA GAATGGCGCGTAAAGCAACTTGGTAGAATAAACACAAAGATAATGCAGGAACAAAACAAATTCGAACAAGTGTCTATACCAAAGAGCACTCTCTGGCGACTACTAGATCCGGCCGTTATGAGCATGGCCCTAGATAACAGCATAATTGAGGACATAAGACTTACTGATAACGgaattattttatgtg gcAAGATGAGAGGAATCAACACTAATAACTTCACGTGTGATAGTGGAAGTAATATGAAATTAGTTTACGACTCTAATGAAGATGAATACAAAAACTTTCTTTTGAGAGTATTTTCGGCTGATCAGAACAGAATAAACTAA